Proteins encoded by one window of Nitrincola iocasae:
- a CDS encoding efflux RND transporter periplasmic adaptor subunit → MASPFQPPRATQRFIWILPLFIVVLSIIGFYWLKMNRAETPLIPPETQRWNVQAQQVEWITAQAETQIFGQITSHGLASLTSAVTAELQQLNVNEGQRVSENTLLASLDKTDLLLQLRQRQADFESAQARIAAEHIRFEADQQALALDEELLQIQQRKLRRLEDLSQRNLSSQEQMDTARIALQQQALAVNSRRMALADHPNRLRQTEAERDRSEALLDQAQRDLDRTDIYAPFDGRVAERLASVGERLRPGEPILSLYDLSNLEVKALLPSSSLTRFRQQLQSQEQTILARTQVDGQAFTLHLDRLAADSHNSRTGIEAYFRFQDAPWLPEPGRQVTLTLQLPPESQVVALPPQALYGNDRIYRLVNEQLEALDVERLGSRPGTEQDSEILVRSEALQPGDWILTTQLPNAISGLPVRRVAGTGNTPP, encoded by the coding sequence ATGGCTTCGCCTTTTCAGCCACCTCGTGCGACACAGCGTTTCATCTGGATACTGCCACTGTTTATTGTTGTTCTCTCTATTATTGGCTTTTACTGGCTGAAGATGAACCGGGCGGAAACGCCACTCATCCCGCCAGAAACGCAGCGCTGGAATGTTCAGGCGCAGCAAGTGGAATGGATAACAGCCCAGGCTGAAACACAAATTTTTGGCCAGATAACCAGCCACGGTCTGGCAAGCCTGACCAGTGCAGTCACCGCGGAGCTGCAGCAGTTGAATGTTAATGAAGGTCAACGCGTCAGTGAAAACACCTTGCTCGCAAGCCTCGACAAGACAGATCTATTATTGCAACTTCGTCAGCGCCAGGCAGATTTTGAGTCAGCTCAAGCCCGTATAGCCGCTGAGCATATCCGCTTTGAAGCCGATCAACAGGCACTCGCACTGGATGAAGAGTTACTGCAGATTCAACAACGCAAACTGCGCAGATTAGAAGACCTGAGTCAACGCAACCTGAGTAGCCAGGAGCAGATGGATACCGCACGAATCGCGCTCCAGCAACAAGCACTGGCAGTCAACTCCCGACGCATGGCACTGGCTGACCACCCAAATCGTTTACGTCAGACTGAAGCCGAACGAGATCGTAGTGAAGCTCTGCTGGATCAAGCACAACGTGACCTGGACCGCACAGACATCTATGCCCCCTTTGATGGTCGTGTGGCAGAAAGACTGGCTAGTGTTGGTGAACGCCTGAGACCCGGAGAGCCGATACTCAGCCTTTACGACCTGAGCAACCTGGAAGTGAAAGCCTTACTGCCATCCTCTAGCCTGACCCGTTTTCGCCAACAACTGCAAAGCCAGGAGCAAACTATCCTGGCACGCACACAGGTAGACGGCCAGGCATTTACCCTGCATCTCGACCGCTTAGCAGCCGACAGCCACAATAGCCGCACAGGTATTGAAGCCTATTTTCGTTTTCAAGACGCTCCCTGGCTTCCAGAACCCGGCCGTCAGGTAACACTCACGCTACAACTCCCTCCAGAAAGTCAGGTAGTCGCACTGCCGCCGCAGGCCTTATATGGCAATGATCGCATCTATCGCCTGGTTAATGAGCAGCTTGAAGCCCTCGATGTGGAACGGCTGGGATCGCGACCAGGTACCGAACAAGATAGTGAGATCCTGGTCCGCAGCGAGGCTTTGCAACCCGGTGACTGGATACTGACGACCCAGCTACCCAATGCCATCAGTGGCCTGCCTGTCAGGCGTGTTGCTGGCACCGGAAATACACCACCATGA
- the lptF gene encoding LPS export ABC transporter permease LptF: MIIFRYITREVLVSTSAVTAVLMLIITSARLIKYLSDAAAGKLQAEAVFLVLLYRMPGFLELLLPLGLFLGILLALGRLCLDSEMVVLRATGFSGNRLLSYVFGPALVVSLLVLLLSAWLSPLGLNKADQLLAVQDARSELDLVTPGRFLSQSSGQVTYAEAMQGDQLKQVFISQRGEDGRPNILIAESAERRIFPEAHQRFLVLLNGYRFDGRPGDADMSRIHYSEYGVQLDEPELAAEIREVDAKPTTMLLTSSEHRDLAALHWRFSLPVLVLVVTLLAVPLSYTNPRQGRFAKLIPSILLYLAYMTLLTTARSQVESGGSPAVLWSVHFVFVFIAGNFLYLGRYWQQLFSYLSPLRRWKPGRKAL; the protein is encoded by the coding sequence TTGATCATATTCCGTTACATCACCCGCGAGGTGTTAGTCAGTACGTCCGCTGTAACGGCTGTACTGATGCTTATCATTACCAGTGCCCGCTTAATTAAATACCTGTCTGATGCCGCAGCGGGAAAGTTGCAGGCGGAGGCTGTCTTTCTGGTGTTGCTATATCGCATGCCTGGCTTCCTTGAGTTGCTCTTGCCTCTGGGGTTATTTCTGGGCATTTTGCTGGCGCTGGGGCGCTTGTGTCTCGATAGTGAGATGGTCGTGCTTAGGGCGACGGGTTTCAGTGGCAATCGCTTGTTGAGTTATGTATTTGGGCCAGCGCTGGTTGTTTCCTTGCTGGTTTTGCTGTTGAGCGCCTGGCTATCACCACTGGGATTGAATAAAGCGGATCAACTATTGGCTGTCCAGGATGCACGCAGTGAGCTTGACCTTGTGACACCTGGGCGTTTTCTGTCCCAGTCATCAGGCCAGGTTACCTATGCGGAAGCGATGCAGGGTGATCAGTTGAAGCAAGTGTTTATCTCTCAGCGTGGTGAGGATGGCCGTCCGAATATTCTGATTGCGGAGTCGGCTGAGCGACGTATATTTCCAGAAGCCCACCAACGGTTTTTAGTACTGCTGAATGGTTATCGCTTTGATGGTCGTCCTGGTGACGCTGATATGAGTCGTATCCACTATAGTGAATACGGGGTGCAGTTGGATGAGCCAGAACTGGCGGCTGAAATCCGGGAGGTGGATGCGAAGCCCACAACTATGCTACTGACTTCCTCTGAACACCGAGATTTGGCGGCTTTACACTGGCGTTTCTCTCTGCCGGTGTTGGTGCTCGTGGTGACCTTGTTAGCTGTTCCACTAAGTTATACTAACCCTCGGCAGGGACGTTTTGCCAAACTGATTCCGTCGATCCTGCTTTATCTGGCTTACATGACGTTGCTGACCACCGCCCGTTCGCAGGTTGAGTCGGGAGGATCTCCCGCCGTGCTCTGGTCTGTGCATTTTGTGTTTGTTTTTATCGCAGGCAACTTCCTCTATTTAGGGCGCTATTGGCAGCAGTTGTTCAGCTATCTTTCGCCATTGAGACGTTGGAAGCCTGGGAGGAAAGCGCTATGA
- the pdxH gene encoding pyridoxamine 5'-phosphate oxidase, producing MSQDTSDLRSLRREYEVGDLNRDDLSADPMQQFATWFEQALAQYADEATAMTLATADAEGMPAARIVLLKQYDSKGFTWFTDYRSEKGQQLAINPQAELLFYWPALSRQIRVRGQVQKLSAADGQAYFSQRPAGSRLSAAVSCQSQPIASRELLEVAIAELKQQHPDGNVACPESWGGYLLKPQRFEFWQGRPSRLHDRFSYRLQDDGSWAIERLQP from the coding sequence ATGAGTCAAGATACATCAGACCTCAGATCACTGAGGCGTGAATATGAGGTCGGAGACCTGAATCGGGATGACCTGAGTGCCGATCCTATGCAGCAGTTTGCCACCTGGTTTGAACAGGCGCTAGCTCAGTATGCGGATGAAGCCACGGCAATGACCTTGGCTACGGCGGATGCAGAGGGTATGCCGGCTGCCCGTATTGTTTTATTGAAACAGTATGATAGCAAAGGTTTTACCTGGTTTACGGATTACCGCAGCGAAAAAGGTCAGCAATTGGCGATTAATCCTCAGGCTGAACTTTTGTTCTACTGGCCTGCGCTGTCTCGCCAGATCAGGGTGCGTGGGCAGGTGCAGAAATTATCGGCGGCGGATGGTCAGGCTTATTTTAGTCAACGTCCGGCAGGCAGTCGTCTGAGCGCGGCTGTGTCTTGTCAAAGTCAGCCGATAGCGTCACGAGAGCTACTTGAGGTCGCTATCGCAGAGCTTAAGCAGCAGCATCCTGATGGTAATGTTGCCTGCCCAGAATCCTGGGGTGGCTATCTACTCAAACCGCAACGTTTTGAGTTCTGGCAAGGTCGTCCCAGTCGCCTGCATGACCGTTTTAGTTATCGGCTTCAGGATGATGGCAGTTGGGCAATAGAGCGCTTGCAGCCCTGA
- the lptG gene encoding LPS export ABC transporter permease LptG has translation MKVLDKYIFKQVALSVLVVLLVVLGLDLLIAFLDQMDNMNEHYTLSGAFYYVVWTLPRRLYEYIPLGTLVGVMVGLGMLASQSELTVMRAAGISTGRILLTVFKPVMLMALVGLLLGQFIAPITEQRAQSVRALAMAGGGAYSDNGVWHKEDNTFIFINAVESGEIIHGVTRYEFASDLQLLRSSFAERGTFEDGAWSLSNISETRLHDAHTETATLAQERWQSGLTPDLLSIVVVEPVDLSITGLWEYARYLQGQGVNADVYFLAFWAKLLQPLSIVALVLVGISFVFGPLRSVPIGQRIVSGVILGLIFKFAQDLLGPASSVYGFPPLLATLLPILLCSLGGWYLLRRAG, from the coding sequence ATGAAGGTGCTGGATAAGTATATTTTTAAACAGGTTGCACTGTCGGTGCTAGTGGTGTTGTTGGTTGTTCTTGGGTTGGATCTGCTGATCGCTTTTCTGGATCAGATGGATAACATGAATGAACACTATACCTTGAGTGGCGCTTTTTATTATGTGGTGTGGACTCTGCCGCGACGTCTGTATGAGTATATCCCGCTGGGAACCCTGGTTGGGGTGATGGTGGGTTTGGGCATGCTGGCCTCTCAGAGTGAGTTGACTGTGATGCGTGCGGCGGGTATTTCTACGGGACGTATTTTGCTGACGGTATTCAAACCGGTGATGTTGATGGCGCTGGTGGGGTTGCTGCTTGGGCAATTTATAGCGCCAATAACAGAGCAGCGAGCACAGAGTGTACGTGCTCTGGCGATGGCTGGTGGAGGTGCCTATTCTGATAATGGTGTCTGGCACAAAGAGGACAATACCTTCATCTTTATCAATGCCGTAGAAAGCGGTGAAATTATACACGGCGTGACACGCTATGAATTTGCTTCAGACCTGCAGCTGCTGCGTAGCAGTTTCGCGGAGCGTGGAACCTTTGAAGATGGCGCCTGGAGTCTGAGTAATATTAGTGAAACTCGTCTTCATGATGCGCATACTGAAACAGCCACCTTGGCACAAGAGCGCTGGCAAAGTGGTTTGACACCTGATTTGCTGTCGATAGTCGTGGTGGAGCCGGTCGATTTGTCTATCACCGGGCTTTGGGAGTATGCCCGTTATTTGCAAGGGCAGGGCGTAAATGCCGATGTCTATTTTCTGGCTTTCTGGGCTAAGCTGCTGCAGCCTTTGTCGATTGTGGCGCTGGTGTTAGTGGGCATTTCTTTTGTCTTCGGGCCATTAAGAAGTGTCCCTATAGGGCAGCGAATTGTGTCGGGTGTTATTCTTGGGTTGATATTCAAGTTTGCTCAGGATCTGTTGGGGCCAGCAAGTAGTGTCTATGGTTTTCCGCCCTTGCTGGCAACGTTGTTACCTATTCTGTTATGCAGTCTGGGTGGTTGGTATTTACTCCGGCGAGCGGGTTGA
- the gloA gene encoding lactoylglutathione lyase translates to MRILHTMLRVGNLEKSLQFYTDILGMQLLRQKDYPEGRFTLAFVGYGDEASNSVLELTHNWDTHEYNLGEGYGHIAIEVDDVYAACDQIKSKGGEVVREAGPMKHGKSILAFVRDPDGYMVELLSTERKD, encoded by the coding sequence ATGCGCATTTTACATACTATGTTACGTGTCGGAAATCTGGAAAAGTCTCTGCAATTTTACACCGATATTCTTGGTATGCAGCTATTGCGTCAGAAAGACTACCCTGAAGGTCGCTTCACCCTGGCATTTGTCGGCTATGGTGATGAGGCCAGCAACAGCGTATTGGAATTGACACATAACTGGGATACCCATGAGTACAACCTGGGTGAAGGCTATGGTCACATTGCCATAGAAGTGGATGATGTTTATGCCGCCTGTGACCAAATCAAAAGCAAGGGCGGCGAAGTTGTCAGGGAAGCGGGCCCGATGAAACACGGCAAGAGCATTCTTGCATTTGTGCGTGATCCCGATGGTTATATGGTAGAGCTGCTGAGCACTGAAAGAAAAGACTGA
- a CDS encoding DNA polymerase III subunit chi, with protein MSRRADFYILPQADEDSRAVFICRVCQKAMQQGLEVYIHTDHQAKAESLDRLLWSFRDDSFLPHHLIGNTPTAPISIGHGDQLPEHRQLFLNAASLLPEAAFEFERIADVVIQAPELLASSRQNYSRCRELGYEMHRTDMRK; from the coding sequence ATGTCACGACGCGCTGATTTTTACATTCTACCTCAAGCCGATGAAGACAGCCGCGCTGTCTTCATCTGTCGGGTTTGTCAGAAAGCCATGCAGCAGGGGCTAGAGGTCTATATACACACCGACCATCAAGCAAAAGCTGAAAGCCTTGATCGACTACTTTGGTCCTTTCGGGATGACAGTTTCCTGCCTCATCACTTGATCGGCAATACGCCAACAGCCCCCATCAGCATAGGTCATGGCGATCAGCTACCCGAACACCGACAGCTGTTTCTCAATGCAGCTAGCTTACTGCCGGAAGCAGCCTTTGAGTTTGAACGCATCGCCGATGTGGTGATCCAGGCCCCAGAGCTGCTGGCAAGCTCACGTCAGAACTACAGCCGCTGCCGGGAACTGGGTTATGAGATGCACCGAACGGACATGCGCAAATAA
- a CDS encoding leucyl aminopeptidase gives MFFEIISDTPQTLSTDCLVIGIEAEGALTPTAALIDQATGGGIQTLINSGDLTGKAGELLMLHNLAGISAARVLVAGLGKADERKDRHFRKLVKGINLVLGKLKLKSVTIALDGLASDQSDVYRQTRLFTEWTSADFYKYDSTKSKKSDPVSLEQYAIHLQEDDAELGESALLDGVAIANGVSSARELGNLPGNICTPTYLADKAKALGEEFDSLKVKILNEEKMEKLGMHSLLSVGRGSAQPSKLIVIEYHGGKDTDAPHVLVGKGITFDTGGISLKPGAGMDEMKFDMCGAASVLGTVEAAAEMQLPINLVVIVAAAENMPGSQATKPGDVVTTMSGQTVEILNTDAEGRLVLCDALTYAERFKPASVIDVATLTGACIIALGHQATGLLSNNDELAGALQQAGDFASDRAWPLPLWDEYQELLDSNFADIANIGGRSAGTITAACFLSRFTKAYPWAHLDIAGVAWNSNGKEKGATGRCVSLLCQYLIDQAEAVEVNEEVHH, from the coding sequence ATGTTTTTTGAAATAATCAGCGACACCCCGCAAACCCTCTCCACTGACTGCTTGGTAATTGGCATTGAAGCGGAAGGTGCCCTGACGCCGACAGCCGCACTGATTGATCAAGCAACAGGCGGCGGAATTCAAACGTTGATCAACAGCGGCGACCTGACGGGTAAAGCGGGCGAACTGCTGATGTTGCATAATTTAGCTGGCATTTCTGCTGCACGCGTCCTGGTTGCAGGCTTAGGTAAAGCCGATGAACGTAAAGATCGTCATTTCCGCAAACTAGTCAAAGGCATCAACCTGGTCCTAGGTAAACTGAAACTAAAGTCTGTCACTATCGCCCTCGATGGACTGGCCAGCGATCAAAGTGACGTTTACCGACAGACTCGCTTGTTCACCGAATGGACCTCTGCCGATTTTTATAAATACGACAGCACCAAGAGCAAAAAATCCGATCCAGTGTCACTGGAACAGTATGCTATTCACCTCCAGGAAGACGACGCCGAACTAGGTGAAAGTGCATTACTGGATGGCGTCGCCATTGCCAACGGTGTCAGCAGCGCCCGTGAACTGGGCAACCTGCCAGGCAATATTTGCACCCCCACTTATTTGGCCGACAAAGCCAAAGCACTGGGCGAGGAGTTTGATAGCCTGAAGGTTAAAATTCTTAATGAAGAAAAAATGGAAAAACTTGGCATGCATAGCTTACTTTCAGTAGGCCGTGGCAGTGCGCAACCCTCCAAACTCATTGTCATTGAATACCATGGCGGCAAAGATACGGATGCTCCACACGTTCTGGTTGGCAAGGGGATTACCTTCGACACCGGCGGCATCAGCCTAAAACCCGGTGCAGGCATGGATGAGATGAAGTTTGACATGTGTGGTGCCGCCAGTGTTTTGGGTACTGTTGAAGCCGCCGCCGAGATGCAACTGCCCATAAACCTCGTCGTGATTGTCGCCGCCGCCGAGAATATGCCAGGTAGTCAAGCCACCAAACCCGGCGATGTTGTCACCACCATGTCAGGCCAGACAGTAGAAATTCTAAATACCGATGCCGAAGGCCGACTGGTGCTTTGCGACGCACTGACCTATGCAGAACGTTTTAAACCGGCCAGCGTCATAGATGTCGCCACGCTGACGGGTGCCTGCATTATCGCCCTGGGCCACCAGGCCACTGGCCTGCTGTCCAATAATGATGAACTGGCTGGAGCTCTGCAGCAAGCTGGTGACTTTGCCTCTGACCGCGCCTGGCCATTGCCACTATGGGATGAGTACCAGGAACTGCTGGATTCCAACTTTGCCGATATAGCCAACATCGGTGGCCGCTCAGCTGGCACCATCACGGCCGCCTGTTTCCTGTCGCGCTTCACTAAAGCCTATCCTTGGGCTCACCTGGATATCGCTGGCGTCGCCTGGAATAGCAATGGCAAAGAAAAAGGTGCTACCGGACGCTGTGTCTCATTACTCTGCCAGTACCTGATTGATCAAGCCGAAGCCGTTGAGGTCAACGAGGAAGTGCATCACTGA
- a CDS encoding valine--tRNA ligase, protein MDKTYQPHEIENTWYDKWEQSGYFKPSGQGDAYSIMIPPPNVTGSLHMGHAFQDTIMDSLIRHQRMLGKNTLWQAGTDHAGIATQMLVERKVAAEEGKTRHDLGREAFIDKIWEWKEESGGTITRQLRRMGASLDWSRERFTMDEGFYKAVQEVFVRLYDDKLIYRGKRLVNWDCKLHTAISDLEVENKDQSGHLWHFRYPLADGAKTSDGKDYLIVATTRPETMLGDTAVAVNPNDKRYTSLIGQYVELPLVGRRIPIIADDYVDAEFGSGCVKITPAHDFNDYEVGKRHQLPMINIFDHNGAILQRAEVFNTDSSENTELDDRLPEQYQGLDRFDARKLIISEFESADLLEKIDPHALKVPYGDRSGVVIEPLLTDQWFVAVEELAKPAIAAVENGDIEFVPKQYENMYFAWMRDLQDWCISRQLWWGHRIPAWYDDCGNVYVARNEAEVRDKYQLSHDLPLKQDDDVLDTWFSSGLWTFGTLGWPENTPELNTFHPSSSLVTGFDIIFFWVARMIMFTLKFTGEVPFKQVYVHGLVRDQDGQKMSKSKGNVLDPLDLIDGIDLETLVAKRTGNMMQPQLAKKIEDQTRKHFPEGIAAYGTDALRFTFLSLASTGRDIKFDMQRMEGYRNFCNKLWNAARYVLMNTEEQDCGIQGETVELTLPDRWIISRLQETEAQIAKHFAEYRFDLVASTLYEFVWNEYCDWYLELSKPVLWDESAPTERLRGTRRTLVRVLEAILRLAHPLMPYITEEIWQRIAPLAGKQGDTIMLQAYPLAEDSKIDTQANADIEWLKAVMLAIRNIRGEMNLSPGKAIPVWLGNASTEDQRRLEATRPLLTKLAKLELIELLDSQQEAPMSATALVGQMEILVPMAGIIDKEAELSRLSKELEKLNKEISRLDGKLSNQGFVSKAPAEVVEKERAKLAEMQSAYTRLEEQHSTIAAI, encoded by the coding sequence ATGGATAAGACCTATCAGCCACATGAAATTGAAAACACCTGGTACGACAAATGGGAGCAGAGCGGTTACTTTAAGCCCTCAGGTCAGGGAGATGCCTACAGCATTATGATCCCGCCGCCCAACGTGACCGGTAGTTTACATATGGGCCATGCCTTCCAGGACACCATCATGGACAGCCTGATCCGCCATCAGCGCATGCTGGGTAAAAACACCCTCTGGCAAGCAGGCACAGATCATGCCGGCATTGCCACCCAGATGCTGGTTGAGCGCAAAGTGGCTGCCGAAGAAGGTAAAACCCGCCATGATCTAGGCCGCGAGGCTTTTATCGACAAGATCTGGGAATGGAAAGAAGAATCCGGCGGCACGATTACTCGCCAACTGCGTCGCATGGGTGCATCGCTGGACTGGAGTCGTGAGCGCTTCACCATGGACGAGGGGTTTTACAAAGCCGTACAGGAAGTTTTTGTACGCTTATATGATGACAAGCTGATTTATCGTGGCAAGCGCCTGGTGAACTGGGACTGCAAACTGCACACCGCCATCTCTGATCTGGAAGTGGAAAACAAGGATCAAAGTGGTCACCTGTGGCATTTCCGCTACCCGCTTGCCGACGGTGCTAAAACCAGTGATGGTAAAGACTACCTTATTGTAGCCACCACACGACCCGAAACCATGCTCGGTGACACCGCGGTTGCGGTAAACCCGAACGACAAACGCTACACCTCTCTGATTGGTCAGTATGTCGAATTACCCTTAGTCGGTCGCCGCATACCGATCATTGCCGATGATTATGTCGATGCCGAGTTTGGTAGTGGTTGTGTGAAGATCACCCCGGCACATGACTTTAACGACTACGAAGTCGGCAAACGCCACCAGCTACCCATGATCAATATATTCGATCACAACGGTGCGATACTGCAACGAGCCGAGGTCTTCAACACTGACAGCAGTGAAAATACCGAACTGGATGATCGTTTGCCGGAACAGTATCAGGGACTGGACCGTTTTGATGCGCGCAAACTGATTATCAGCGAATTTGAATCTGCCGATCTGCTGGAAAAAATTGATCCGCATGCCCTGAAAGTGCCCTATGGCGATCGTTCAGGTGTCGTCATTGAGCCCCTGCTCACCGACCAGTGGTTTGTCGCCGTTGAAGAACTGGCAAAACCGGCCATTGCCGCGGTGGAAAATGGCGACATTGAATTCGTCCCCAAACAATATGAAAACATGTATTTTGCCTGGATGCGTGACCTGCAGGATTGGTGTATTTCTCGCCAACTCTGGTGGGGTCACCGTATACCCGCATGGTATGACGACTGCGGTAATGTCTATGTCGCCCGTAACGAAGCTGAAGTACGAGACAAATACCAACTCAGCCATGACCTGCCACTGAAACAGGACGATGATGTGCTGGATACCTGGTTCTCCTCAGGACTCTGGACCTTTGGCACCCTGGGCTGGCCGGAAAACACCCCGGAACTGAATACCTTCCACCCCAGCAGCTCCCTGGTTACCGGTTTTGACATCATCTTCTTCTGGGTTGCCAGAATGATCATGTTCACCCTCAAGTTCACCGGCGAAGTCCCCTTCAAACAGGTCTATGTGCATGGCCTGGTGCGTGATCAGGATGGACAGAAAATGTCCAAGTCTAAAGGTAACGTACTCGACCCGCTGGATTTGATCGATGGCATCGACCTGGAAACCCTGGTGGCCAAACGCACCGGTAACATGATGCAGCCACAGCTGGCTAAAAAAATCGAAGACCAGACCCGCAAGCACTTCCCCGAGGGTATTGCCGCTTATGGTACAGATGCACTGCGCTTTACCTTCCTGTCACTGGCCTCGACCGGCCGCGATATCAAGTTCGATATGCAGCGCATGGAAGGCTATCGCAACTTCTGTAACAAACTCTGGAACGCCGCTCGTTATGTACTGATGAATACCGAAGAGCAGGACTGCGGCATCCAGGGAGAAACCGTGGAACTCACCCTGCCGGATCGCTGGATCATTTCTCGCCTGCAGGAAACCGAAGCGCAAATTGCCAAACACTTTGCCGAATACCGCTTTGACCTGGTCGCCAGCACCCTGTATGAATTTGTCTGGAATGAATACTGCGACTGGTATCTGGAACTGTCCAAGCCAGTGCTTTGGGATGAATCTGCACCGACTGAACGCTTACGCGGTACGCGCCGCACCTTAGTCAGAGTACTGGAAGCTATTTTGCGTTTAGCTCACCCGCTGATGCCCTATATTACCGAAGAGATCTGGCAACGTATTGCACCCCTTGCCGGAAAACAGGGCGATACGATTATGCTGCAAGCTTACCCGCTTGCCGAAGACAGCAAGATTGACACTCAAGCCAATGCCGACATCGAATGGCTGAAAGCAGTAATGCTGGCTATTCGTAATATTCGCGGTGAAATGAACTTGTCACCCGGCAAGGCGATTCCGGTATGGCTTGGCAACGCCTCAACCGAAGATCAACGCCGCCTGGAAGCAACCCGCCCACTGCTCACCAAACTGGCCAAGCTGGAGCTGATTGAACTGCTGGATAGCCAGCAGGAAGCACCTATGTCAGCGACAGCCCTGGTCGGCCAGATGGAAATACTGGTACCCATGGCTGGTATCATTGATAAAGAGGCCGAACTCAGCCGTTTGAGCAAAGAACTGGAAAAACTCAACAAGGAGATCAGCCGACTGGATGGCAAGCTGTCTAACCAGGGGTTTGTCAGCAAGGCACCCGCGGAAGTCGTGGAGAAAGAGCGCGCCAAGCTGGCAGAAATGCAATCAGCCTATACCCGCCTTGAAGAACAGCACAGCACTATTGCTGCAATCTAA
- a CDS encoding tetratricopeptide repeat protein has translation MKKSTFIAAAGLMLTLHMGSVSADTLQDARDAIESENYTVALEQLQLLAREGSLDANILLGQMYENGWGVEVDEEEAARLYRIGANQGHLDSVTSLRALQNKAFAKEYSQLLPLAEAGNSEAQNRVGEMLEFGQGVERNKLEAFAWYQRAADQGEISAWHNLGRSYNFGTGVDQDFEVAEDWYRRAADRGYTKSLFFLGTLYATDHGIDTSYNSDIIAYAWLQNAAELGDQTARPIAERLLLKLDDEQEKTAKQLAERYKTQYINP, from the coding sequence ATGAAAAAATCAACTTTCATTGCAGCAGCAGGACTTATGCTGACACTGCACATGGGGTCCGTCAGTGCTGACACACTTCAGGATGCCAGAGATGCCATTGAATCTGAGAATTACACAGTAGCACTGGAACAACTCCAACTACTGGCCAGAGAAGGCAGCCTGGATGCCAACATCCTGCTTGGGCAGATGTATGAAAATGGCTGGGGTGTGGAGGTCGATGAAGAAGAGGCTGCTCGACTCTATCGCATCGGTGCCAACCAGGGTCACCTTGATAGCGTAACCAGCTTGCGGGCATTACAGAATAAAGCGTTTGCCAAAGAGTACAGTCAGCTATTGCCTTTGGCTGAAGCCGGTAACAGCGAAGCACAAAACCGGGTTGGCGAAATGCTCGAATTTGGCCAGGGCGTTGAACGCAATAAACTGGAAGCCTTCGCTTGGTACCAACGCGCTGCTGATCAAGGTGAAATTTCCGCCTGGCATAACTTAGGTCGCAGCTACAATTTTGGTACAGGCGTAGATCAGGATTTTGAAGTGGCAGAAGATTGGTACCGTCGAGCAGCAGATCGTGGATACACTAAATCTCTGTTTTTTCTAGGCACCCTTTATGCCACTGACCATGGTATTGATACCAGTTACAACAGCGATATTATCGCTTATGCCTGGTTACAGAATGCCGCCGAACTGGGTGACCAAACCGCGCGACCTATCGCTGAACGTCTGTTACTTAAACTGGACGATGAGCAAGAAAAAACTGCAAAACAACTGGCTGAACGCTACAAAACGCAGTACATCAACCCCTAG
- a CDS encoding RDD family protein — protein MNSPAKRPFRTDVPGIRPASLIKRLMAMLYDFMLILAIWVVTGFVAVALNDGEAVEGPLFKTALFCLTFLFFGYFWTRLGQTLGMQAWRLRVQTLDGYHLSWSRALMRFMLAIISFIPLGLGYLWILFSDEKLAWHDKLSESCIVQLPKTPKKND, from the coding sequence ATGAACAGCCCGGCTAAACGTCCTTTCCGGACTGATGTCCCTGGAATCCGCCCCGCCTCCTTGATAAAGCGCCTAATGGCTATGCTATACGACTTCATGCTGATTTTGGCAATATGGGTAGTTACCGGCTTTGTTGCGGTGGCACTCAATGATGGTGAAGCGGTGGAAGGCCCCTTGTTTAAGACCGCACTATTCTGCTTAACTTTTCTATTTTTTGGTTACTTCTGGACCCGTCTTGGGCAAACATTAGGCATGCAGGCCTGGCGCCTGAGAGTACAAACACTGGATGGCTACCACCTCAGTTGGAGTCGTGCACTGATGCGCTTTATGCTGGCGATCATCTCTTTTATTCCACTCGGACTGGGATATTTGTGGATACTGTTCAGTGATGAAAAGCTCGCCTGGCATGACAAACTTTCAGAAAGCTGCATTGTACAACTTCCAAAAACGCCCAAGAAAAATGATTGA